A genomic stretch from Desulfohalobium retbaense DSM 5692 includes:
- a CDS encoding serine/threonine protein kinase: MRHIGKYEIRGMLGQGGMGKVYKARLPVVGKLVALKVLAPWEMTEVLLGQDGVRELFEHEARTLAALRHPHLAQILDFDTDSQGRPFFTQEFYCRHLGLVLGETDSESPTARVLPPERATRYALEMLQGLERLHWAGIVHRDMKPGNVLLGEDDRVKLIDLGLSLLPDAKQRFPAQFKVGTPLYAAPEQEYDPASVTPSADLYSVGVCLWRMLTGAGLDNPGSGSPLPSVLRPALGTCWDEVLRTAVAPEPSKRHPSVAALSDDLQEALACWHRTHAQTCLLPEHEASISPPQAKWPRRRKAKVSRKEAERVFGLDRRGQPQSYAEQAFTAEGPGEIRDPLRDLVWEQSGSPYPLNRREAWAYVQTRNRETGRVARPWRLPTVNELLTQVVPPDSHRDICQSPLFDPERCQLWSADVRTELEGWYVDTELGFVAAQDKHCRCFVRLVREREEQ, encoded by the coding sequence ATGCGTCATATAGGCAAATACGAGATTCGGGGGATGCTGGGCCAGGGGGGCATGGGCAAGGTGTATAAGGCACGGCTGCCGGTTGTCGGGAAACTGGTGGCCCTCAAAGTCCTGGCCCCCTGGGAGATGACCGAGGTGCTGCTGGGACAAGACGGGGTTCGGGAATTGTTCGAACACGAGGCGCGAACCCTTGCGGCCCTGCGGCATCCCCATCTGGCGCAGATTCTCGATTTCGATACCGACAGCCAGGGCCGCCCTTTTTTTACCCAGGAGTTTTATTGCCGCCATTTAGGCCTTGTGCTCGGTGAAACGGACTCCGAATCGCCTACGGCCCGTGTGCTGCCTCCGGAACGGGCCACACGGTATGCGTTGGAGATGCTGCAAGGACTGGAACGTTTGCATTGGGCCGGTATTGTGCACAGGGATATGAAACCGGGCAATGTCTTGCTCGGTGAAGACGACCGGGTCAAATTGATCGATCTCGGCCTGTCGCTTCTTCCCGATGCCAAGCAACGCTTCCCAGCCCAATTCAAGGTCGGCACGCCCCTGTATGCCGCTCCGGAACAGGAGTACGACCCCGCTTCAGTGACGCCAAGCGCGGACCTGTATAGCGTGGGGGTCTGTTTGTGGCGGATGTTGACCGGCGCTGGGCTGGACAATCCAGGGAGCGGCTCCCCATTGCCCAGTGTCCTTCGGCCGGCCTTGGGGACTTGCTGGGACGAGGTGCTGCGCACGGCCGTGGCGCCGGAACCGTCCAAACGACATCCCTCGGTTGCGGCGCTCTCCGACGATCTCCAGGAGGCCCTGGCTTGTTGGCACCGCACCCATGCGCAGACCTGCCTGCTTCCCGAGCATGAGGCTTCGATCTCCCCTCCACAGGCTAAATGGCCCCGGCGTCGGAAGGCCAAGGTCAGTCGTAAGGAAGCTGAGCGGGTCTTTGGGCTGGATCGTCGCGGCCAGCCGCAGTCGTATGCGGAACAGGCCTTCACCGCTGAGGGGCCGGGAGAGATCCGCGACCCCTTGCGGGATCTGGTCTGGGAACAATCCGGTTCGCCCTATCCGCTCAATCGTCGCGAGGCCTGGGCCTATGTCCAGACGCGAAACAGAGAAACAGGGCGCGTGGCTCGTCCCTGGCGCCTGCCCACTGTGAATGAACTTTTGACCCAGGTGGTGCCCCCGGACAGCCATCGGGATATTTGTCAGAGTCCGCTTTTCGACCCCGAGCGGTGCCAGCTGTGGAGCGCTGATGTCCGCACCGAGCTTGAAGGGTGGTATGTGGACACTGAACTCGGGTTTGTGGCGGCCCAGGACAAGCATTGCCGTTGTTTTGTCCGTCTCGTTCGGGAGAGGGAAGAGCAGTAG
- a CDS encoding metallophosphoesterase family protein: protein MRLAILSDIHANWAALQAVWQDLEEQGVDSVYSLGDNVGYGPSPQEVVAFLHNHNVPSVQGNHERGLTNPASRAWFNPHARQALEQTRALMDPQWITVLSHYPLYRVVQGARLVHGAPPDSAHTYLFEWDDGELPELFTRFSETLCFVGHTHELMLVCLESGRARRDVLRRGVFALEAGSRYVVNVGSVGQPRDGDNRAKYVIWDTEQASLEVRFVAYDIQDTVDRIGACGLPRANATRLW from the coding sequence GTGCGGCTGGCGATACTTTCTGATATTCATGCGAATTGGGCGGCTCTGCAGGCGGTGTGGCAAGACCTGGAGGAACAGGGTGTCGACAGCGTCTATTCCCTGGGCGATAATGTGGGCTACGGTCCCAGTCCCCAGGAGGTGGTCGCCTTTTTACACAACCATAATGTCCCATCGGTGCAGGGAAACCATGAGCGCGGCCTGACCAACCCCGCCTCACGCGCCTGGTTTAATCCCCACGCCAGACAAGCCTTGGAGCAGACCCGGGCGCTTATGGATCCGCAATGGATAACGGTATTGAGCCATTATCCGCTGTATCGCGTGGTCCAGGGGGCCAGGCTCGTTCACGGTGCGCCCCCGGATTCTGCGCACACGTATCTGTTCGAATGGGACGACGGGGAGCTTCCGGAGTTATTTACCCGGTTTTCCGAGACGCTGTGCTTTGTCGGGCATACCCATGAACTGATGCTCGTATGTCTGGAAAGCGGACGCGCCCGGCGGGACGTTTTGCGGCGCGGGGTATTTGCCCTTGAAGCCGGGTCCCGCTATGTGGTGAACGTCGGCAGTGTGGGGCAGCCCCGCGACGGAGACAACCGGGCCAAGTATGTGATTTGGGATACCGAGCAGGCCAGTCTCGAGGTGCGCTTTGTGGCCTATGACATCCAGGATACTGTCGATCGTATTGGGGCGTGTGGGTTGCCCCGGGCGAACGCCACACGGTTGTGGTAA
- the crcB gene encoding fluoride efflux transporter CrcB, translating to MIARLLLIAVAGGAGTLSRYGLSRLAQHVLGTGFPYGTLGVNLVGSFLFGLLWGYFDQHLPVVSGEWRVIILTGFMGAFTTFSTFAFETTALFQEGHYFLGLSNLALQTVLGVGAVAIGLGLVRLG from the coding sequence ATGATCGCGCGCCTTCTTCTGATTGCTGTTGCCGGCGGCGCCGGGACCCTGAGTCGGTACGGTCTCTCCCGGCTGGCCCAGCACGTGCTCGGCACCGGATTTCCTTACGGCACCCTGGGAGTCAATCTGGTCGGGAGTTTTCTCTTTGGCCTGCTCTGGGGCTATTTCGACCAGCACCTTCCCGTGGTCTCCGGTGAGTGGCGGGTGATCATCCTGACCGGATTCATGGGCGCTTTCACCACTTTTTCGACATTTGCTTTTGAAACCACGGCCCTTTTCCAGGAAGGCCATTATTTTCTAGGTCTGTCCAATCTCGCCTTGCAGACCGTCCTGGGCGTGGGGGCTGTCGCGATCGGCCTCGGTCTCGTTCGTCTCGGATGA
- a CDS encoding LexA family transcriptional regulator: protein MRTQFSPFFERVMQATDIENQSQLAKVLGVGRAAISLVKQKNSVPSRWILLLSRAYDLDPVWLAGEDEEPEQDMSSADHTEGIATLPWVRPELDPGTGTLRPLERPGWPVSAGWLSQWGSPEQTVVLYAPSAALEPEITPGDILAVDQAQTTATDGGIFLLTLPTGIILRRLWLQPDGVRLEPGSDQTLQAEEGGDLLGRVLFSVRGHGQSG, encoded by the coding sequence ATGCGCACCCAATTCAGCCCCTTTTTCGAGCGGGTCATGCAGGCCACTGACATCGAAAATCAGTCCCAGCTCGCCAAAGTCCTGGGCGTGGGCCGGGCCGCCATCTCGCTGGTCAAACAAAAAAACAGCGTCCCCTCACGCTGGATTCTGCTTTTGTCCCGGGCCTACGATCTTGACCCCGTCTGGTTGGCCGGCGAAGACGAGGAGCCGGAACAGGATATGTCATCCGCGGACCACACTGAAGGCATCGCCACCCTGCCCTGGGTGCGGCCCGAACTCGACCCCGGTACCGGGACGCTGCGTCCTCTGGAACGTCCCGGCTGGCCGGTCAGCGCTGGATGGCTTTCCCAATGGGGCTCGCCAGAGCAAACCGTCGTTCTCTATGCCCCGTCAGCTGCCTTGGAGCCGGAGATTACGCCTGGGGATATCCTGGCGGTTGACCAAGCCCAGACGACTGCGACAGACGGTGGCATCTTTCTACTGACCTTGCCCACGGGCATCATCCTCCGTCGTCTTTGGCTCCAGCCCGACGGGGTCCGCCTGGAGCCCGGCAGCGATCAGACCTTGCAGGCCGAAGAGGGAGGGGACCTGCTCGGACGGGTCCTTTTTTCAGTCCGGGGGCATGGGCAGTCCGGCTGA
- a CDS encoding type 1 glutamine amidotransferase domain-containing protein: MERLAGKQILFFVGPLYEDLELWYPKLRLAEEGAAVTLAGLGEGRYAGKNGYPCAEDVDVRDIQAKDFDGLVIPGGFAPDKLRRSPAVLSLTAEIFHSGRLVAHICHAGWVPISAGIMGGMTCTSTPAIRDDLVNAGATWVDQEVVVDKNMVSSRNPQDLPRFCQEIIAFLSAK, translated from the coding sequence TTTGTCGGCCCGCTGTATGAGGATCTTGAGCTATGGTACCCGAAACTGCGTCTGGCGGAAGAAGGGGCGGCCGTGACGTTGGCCGGCCTGGGTGAGGGACGGTATGCAGGCAAAAACGGATATCCCTGCGCTGAGGATGTCGATGTGCGCGACATCCAGGCCAAGGATTTCGACGGGCTTGTCATTCCCGGCGGCTTTGCTCCGGACAAACTCCGGCGGTCGCCGGCGGTGCTCTCCCTGACCGCGGAGATCTTCCACAGTGGCCGCCTTGTGGCCCATATCTGTCATGCCGGTTGGGTACCCATTTCGGCCGGTATAATGGGTGGAATGACCTGCACTTCGACGCCGGCCATTCGCGACGACCTGGTCAATGCCGGGGCGACATGGGTTGACCAGGAGGTTGTCGTGGACAAGAACATGGTTTCCAGCAGAAACCCCCAGGATCTGCCCCGGTTTTGTCAGGAAATCATCGCCTTTTTGAGCGCGAAGTAA